Proteins encoded within one genomic window of Streptomyces sp. NBC_01314:
- a CDS encoding heavy metal translocating P-type ATPase codes for MTTEPATSVVTTDLTVGGMTCAACVRRVEKKLAKLEGVTATVNLATGGARVSHPPHVSPDELMATVEQAGYTAALPEPPKQQREEGQGGESDGTREELERLVLTALLAVPVVALSMVPDLQFRAWQWLCFVLATPVAVLSAWPFHVRALRGLRHSAATMDTLVSLGVAASFAWSVYALLFGGAGELGMTMPFSLLPEASDGTAHVYLEVAVVVPLFVLTGRFLEARARNGTGAALRSLAQLAAKDVAVREDGAERLIPVEELRVAQVFVVRPGERVATDGVVAEGSSAVDLSLVTGESEPVEVGPGAAVVGGAVNVGGLLLVRATAVGADTQLARITRLVTEAQAGKARAQRLADAVAGVFVPVVLALAVTVLGFWLGAGADPQAAITVCVAVLVVACPCALGLATPTALMAATGRGAQLGVLVRGPQALEGLQHIDTVVLDKTGTLTSGHMTVARVTAVPDGLGHEAVLRLAGAVEQGSEHPLGRAIVAYAMEAPRRDRVRASGEALTGGPGTLPEVSGFAATAGRGVRGRVEGRLVEVLAPDEELPAALTEALRAAESGVNTPVLVRVDGAAEALIEVGDVVRPGSYQAVDRLRRLGVRPVLATGDREAPAQAVATALGIEEVHSRCTPEDKAGLVRELREQGYRVAVVGDGVNDAAALAGADLGIAMGGGTDVAIGAADVTLVRGDIEALGDAVRLARRTLGTIRVNLLWAFGYNVVTVPLAMVGLLNPMLAAAAMSVSSLLVVGNSLRLRAWQPSRVRGGTR; via the coding sequence ATGACCACGGAACCAGCCACCTCTGTGGTGACCACCGACCTGACCGTCGGCGGGATGACCTGTGCGGCCTGCGTGCGGCGGGTGGAGAAGAAGCTCGCGAAACTGGAGGGCGTGACCGCGACGGTCAATCTGGCCACCGGGGGCGCCAGGGTGAGCCATCCGCCGCACGTCAGCCCCGACGAACTCATGGCGACGGTCGAGCAGGCCGGGTACACGGCCGCGCTGCCCGAGCCGCCGAAGCAGCAGCGCGAGGAGGGCCAGGGCGGCGAGTCCGACGGCACCCGGGAGGAGCTCGAACGGCTGGTGCTCACGGCGCTGCTCGCGGTGCCGGTGGTCGCGCTGTCCATGGTGCCCGACCTGCAGTTCCGCGCCTGGCAGTGGCTGTGTTTCGTACTGGCGACGCCGGTCGCGGTGTTGAGCGCGTGGCCGTTTCACGTGCGGGCGCTGCGCGGGCTGCGGCACTCGGCGGCGACCATGGACACCCTGGTCTCGCTGGGCGTGGCGGCGTCCTTCGCCTGGTCGGTGTACGCGCTCCTCTTCGGTGGTGCGGGCGAGCTGGGCATGACGATGCCGTTCAGCCTGCTGCCCGAAGCCTCGGACGGCACGGCGCACGTCTACCTCGAAGTGGCCGTCGTCGTACCGCTGTTCGTGCTCACCGGGCGGTTCCTGGAAGCTCGGGCCAGAAACGGCACCGGGGCGGCCCTGCGGTCACTGGCCCAACTCGCCGCGAAGGACGTGGCGGTACGCGAGGACGGGGCCGAGCGGCTGATCCCTGTCGAGGAGTTGCGGGTCGCGCAGGTCTTCGTCGTCCGTCCCGGTGAGCGCGTCGCCACCGACGGCGTGGTGGCGGAGGGCAGTTCCGCCGTGGACCTGTCCCTGGTCACCGGGGAGAGCGAGCCGGTCGAGGTCGGACCGGGTGCGGCCGTGGTCGGCGGAGCGGTCAACGTCGGCGGACTGCTGCTCGTCCGGGCTACCGCGGTCGGTGCGGACACACAGCTTGCCCGCATCACCCGGTTGGTGACCGAGGCTCAGGCGGGCAAGGCGCGGGCGCAGCGGCTGGCGGACGCGGTGGCCGGGGTGTTCGTGCCGGTGGTGCTGGCACTCGCTGTGACCGTGCTCGGGTTCTGGCTGGGCGCCGGGGCCGACCCGCAGGCCGCCATCACCGTGTGCGTGGCCGTCCTGGTGGTGGCGTGCCCGTGTGCTCTGGGGCTGGCCACACCGACCGCGCTGATGGCCGCCACCGGGCGCGGCGCGCAGCTCGGTGTCCTGGTCCGGGGCCCGCAGGCCCTGGAGGGGTTGCAGCACATCGACACGGTCGTGCTCGACAAGACCGGCACCCTGACATCCGGCCACATGACCGTCGCCCGGGTCACGGCCGTGCCGGACGGGCTCGGGCACGAGGCGGTGCTGCGGCTGGCCGGTGCGGTGGAGCAGGGCTCGGAACACCCACTGGGCCGGGCGATCGTGGCGTACGCCATGGAGGCGCCCCGGCGCGACCGTGTCCGAGCGTCGGGTGAAGCCCTGACCGGAGGGCCGGGCACGCTGCCGGAGGTGAGCGGCTTCGCCGCGACCGCGGGGCGCGGCGTGCGCGGCCGGGTCGAGGGGCGGCTGGTCGAAGTTCTCGCGCCGGACGAGGAGTTGCCCGCCGCCCTCACCGAAGCACTGCGCGCGGCCGAGTCCGGCGTCAACACCCCTGTACTGGTCCGCGTCGACGGGGCCGCCGAGGCGCTGATCGAGGTCGGAGACGTCGTACGCCCCGGCAGTTACCAGGCCGTGGACCGGCTGCGGCGCCTCGGTGTGCGCCCGGTGCTCGCCACCGGCGACCGGGAGGCACCGGCGCAGGCGGTCGCCACCGCGCTCGGCATCGAGGAGGTGCACTCCCGCTGCACTCCCGAGGACAAGGCAGGCCTCGTACGGGAGTTGAGGGAGCAGGGCTACCGGGTCGCGGTTGTCGGCGACGGCGTCAACGACGCCGCCGCGCTGGCCGGAGCCGACCTCGGCATCGCCATGGGAGGTGGCACGGACGTGGCGATCGGGGCCGCCGACGTGACACTCGTACGCGGTGACATCGAGGCCCTGGGCGACGCGGTCCGGCTCGCCCGACGCACCCTGGGCACGATCCGCGTCAACCTCCTGTGGGCGTTCGGCTACAACGTGGTGACCGTGCCGCTCGCCATGGTCGGACTGCTCAACCCGATGCTCGCCGCGGCGGCGATGTCGGTGAGCTCCCTGCTGGTGGTCGGCAACAGTCTGCGCCTGCGGGCATGGCAGCCGTCGCGGGTCCGGGGCGGTACCCGATGA
- a CDS encoding excinuclease ABC subunit UvrA gives MTHSSVGDAVSGPTGAEGAEGSPLAIQVRGAKVHNLKGIDVTVPLRQLVAVAGVSGSGKSSLAMGVLYAEGSRRYLEALSTYTRRRMAQAPRAAVDGVAHVPAALALRQRPAVPGVRSTLGTSTELLNVLRLLFSRLGAHLCPNGHRQDPTIDVAAGLTLTCSVCEVTFDPPGAESLAFNSNGACPRCGGTGMVREVDEAALVPDPQRTIAEGAVAPWSMFGLSVMPQVVAEFGVRSDVPYTELTARERDIVMHGPAEQRHISVRSKNGKLFELDFTYRNARRAVEDALNNATTERGLNRVNKFITAQTCPACDGTRLSEQARATLVDGINLAEAAAKTLDDLLVWAPVLADTLPPEMRPMARNIVATLLEAARRLVELGLGYLTLDRASSTLSTGERQRVQLARAVRNQTTGVLYVLDEPSIGLHPSNVDGLLGVMRDLLRDGNSVVLVDHDVQVLREADWLIEIGPGSGTEGGTVLAVGDVTALGRDPDSLIGGFLAGREATLVRDRADHDAMFDQGRIHLATRPLHTVHALDVDVPQGRLTAVTGVSGSGKTTLILDSLVPALRAQAADGPLPGHVSKVDAQGITRVNMVDATPIGVNVRSTVATYSGVLDDLRRAYAATGTARQQGLTAADFSYNTGSLRCPRCEGTGQVSLDVQFLPDVDIACPACDGARYAPEAADILRPTPSDPDGGINLPDLLALTVRQAIEQVGDIRRVRARLQALIDLGLGYLTLGEDTPALSGGEAQRLKLATELTRDQSDALFVLDEPSVGLHPLDIRTLLEVLQRLVANGATVIVIEHDLDMIANADHVIDMGPGGGAAGGTVVATGTPDDITRHPHSITGRYLGKHLS, from the coding sequence ATGACGCACAGCAGCGTGGGCGATGCGGTATCCGGGCCGACCGGGGCCGAGGGCGCGGAGGGCTCACCCCTGGCGATCCAGGTGCGCGGGGCGAAGGTCCACAATCTCAAGGGCATCGACGTGACGGTGCCGCTGCGCCAACTCGTCGCGGTGGCAGGCGTGTCCGGGTCCGGCAAGTCCTCGCTGGCCATGGGGGTCCTGTACGCGGAGGGGTCACGCCGGTACCTGGAGGCGCTGTCGACGTACACCCGCCGGCGCATGGCGCAGGCACCGCGCGCGGCGGTGGACGGTGTCGCGCATGTGCCCGCGGCGCTCGCGCTGCGGCAGCGGCCCGCTGTCCCCGGGGTGCGCAGCACCCTCGGTACGTCGACCGAGCTACTGAACGTCCTGCGCCTGTTGTTCTCCCGCCTGGGAGCACACCTGTGCCCCAACGGCCACCGGCAGGACCCGACCATCGACGTCGCCGCAGGGCTCACCCTGACCTGCTCGGTGTGCGAGGTGACGTTCGACCCGCCGGGTGCGGAGTCACTGGCCTTCAACTCGAACGGCGCGTGCCCGCGGTGCGGCGGCACCGGCATGGTTCGCGAGGTCGACGAGGCGGCCCTCGTCCCCGACCCGCAGCGCACGATCGCGGAGGGGGCGGTGGCGCCGTGGTCGATGTTCGGGCTTTCGGTGATGCCGCAGGTCGTCGCGGAGTTCGGAGTGCGCTCCGATGTGCCGTACACGGAGCTGACCGCCCGCGAGCGGGACATCGTCATGCACGGCCCCGCCGAGCAGCGGCACATCAGCGTGCGGTCCAAGAACGGCAAACTCTTCGAGCTGGACTTCACTTACCGCAACGCCCGCCGGGCGGTCGAGGACGCCTTGAACAACGCCACGACCGAGCGCGGTCTGAACCGGGTGAACAAGTTCATCACCGCCCAGACCTGCCCTGCCTGCGATGGCACTCGGCTCAGCGAGCAGGCGCGCGCCACCCTTGTCGACGGCATCAATCTTGCCGAGGCCGCCGCGAAGACCCTTGACGACCTCCTCGTGTGGGCCCCTGTACTCGCTGACACCCTGCCACCGGAGATGCGCCCGATGGCGCGGAACATCGTCGCCACTCTGCTGGAGGCCGCCCGCCGCCTGGTCGAACTCGGCCTGGGCTACCTCACCTTGGACCGGGCAAGCTCAACCCTGTCGACCGGTGAGCGGCAGCGTGTCCAGCTGGCCCGCGCGGTGCGCAACCAGACCACTGGCGTGCTCTACGTCCTGGACGAGCCCTCCATCGGCCTGCATCCCTCGAACGTGGACGGTCTGCTCGGCGTGATGCGCGACCTGCTGCGCGACGGCAACTCCGTCGTGCTCGTCGACCACGACGTCCAGGTCCTGCGCGAAGCCGACTGGCTCATCGAGATCGGCCCCGGTTCCGGCACCGAAGGCGGCACCGTCCTGGCCGTCGGCGACGTCACCGCCCTCGGCAGGGACCCCGACTCCCTGATCGGCGGATTCCTCGCCGGCCGCGAAGCCACCCTCGTACGCGACCGAGCCGACCACGACGCGATGTTCGACCAGGGCCGCATCCATTTGGCCACCCGCCCCTTGCACACGGTGCACGCCCTGGACGTCGACGTCCCCCAGGGGCGCCTGACCGCCGTGACCGGCGTGTCCGGATCGGGCAAGACCACGCTGATCCTCGACAGCCTCGTCCCCGCCCTCCGGGCACAAGCCGCCGACGGCCCGCTGCCCGGTCATGTCTCGAAGGTGGACGCGCAGGGGATCACCCGGGTGAACATGGTCGACGCCACCCCCATCGGCGTCAACGTCCGATCCACCGTCGCAACCTACAGCGGCGTCCTCGACGACCTACGTCGTGCCTACGCCGCCACCGGCACAGCCAGGCAACAGGGCCTGACCGCCGCGGACTTCTCGTACAACACCGGCTCCCTGCGCTGTCCCCGCTGCGAAGGCACCGGCCAGGTCTCCCTTGACGTGCAGTTCCTCCCCGACGTCGATATCGCCTGCCCGGCCTGCGACGGCGCCCGCTACGCTCCCGAAGCCGCCGACATCCTCCGTCCGACGCCCAGCGACCCTGACGGCGGGATCAACCTGCCCGACCTGCTCGCCCTCACCGTGCGGCAGGCCATCGAGCAGGTCGGAGACATCCGGCGGGTGCGCGCCCGGCTCCAGGCCCTCATCGACCTCGGCCTCGGCTACCTCACCCTCGGCGAGGACACCCCTGCCCTGTCCGGTGGAGAGGCGCAGCGGCTGAAGCTGGCCACCGAACTCACCCGCGACCAGTCCGACGCCCTCTTCGTCCTCGACGAACCCAGCGTGGGACTCCACCCCCTCGACATCCGCACCCTCCTGGAGGTCCTCCAGCGTCTGGTCGCCAACGGCGCCACCGTCATCGTCATCGAGCACGACCTCGACATGATCGCCAACGCCGACCATGTCATCGACATGGGCCCCGGAGGCGGTGCCGCCGGCGGCACCGTCGTCGCCACCGGAACCCCCGACGACATCACGCGGCACCCGCACAGCATCACCGGCCGCTACCTCGGCAAGCACCTCAGCTGA
- a CDS encoding copper chaperone PCu(A)C, with amino-acid sequence MTGQRLWRPTRRRVTDSLIAGLAPVAACGVALGGLTTWVAQDNAGSPARIAVTDGRVFLPFSSTRETSAFFRVTNSGGADDRLLKVTSSATGGDATLSRHRMAGARAAYGQTVDSAAVPAGESLAMSPFGTDVTVRAKETWREGDLVPFTLHFARSGRIRALAVVVRPGMGGA; translated from the coding sequence ATGACCGGACAGCGCCTGTGGCGTCCGACCCGCCGCCGAGTCACCGACAGCCTGATCGCCGGGCTCGCGCCCGTCGCCGCGTGCGGCGTCGCCCTCGGCGGCCTCACCACCTGGGTCGCCCAGGACAACGCGGGCAGCCCCGCACGGATCGCGGTCACCGACGGGCGCGTCTTCCTCCCGTTCAGCAGCACCCGGGAGACCTCCGCGTTCTTCCGCGTCACCAACTCCGGCGGCGCGGACGACCGGCTGTTGAAGGTCACGTCCTCCGCCACCGGCGGCGACGCCACGCTCAGCCGCCACCGCATGGCCGGCGCACGGGCGGCGTACGGGCAGACGGTGGACTCCGCCGCCGTCCCGGCCGGCGAAAGCCTCGCCATGTCTCCGTTCGGCACTGATGTGACCGTGAGGGCGAAGGAGACGTGGCGCGAGGGCGACCTCGTGCCGTTCACGCTGCACTTCGCACGCAGCGGTCGGATCAGGGCCCTTGCGGTGGTGGTCCGCCCGGGGATGGGCGGGGCGTGA
- a CDS encoding GlxA family transcriptional regulator, translating into MDTSRRVLIVAYDNAQILDIAAPSSALDIANWFGASPPYSIELGTLGGRAARSSAGIQVGGGQDLETVGGRLDTLLVVGGLGCEDAAADEKLLAHVRRLAGQSRRVASVCTGAYVLAAAGLLDDRRVTTHWRWGERLAERHPSVAVDVDPIRIRDGNVYTSAGITSALDLTLELIEDDHGPTLARTVARELVTHVHRPADQAQISLYLSAPPPEDRLVRDLMGYVAGHLAEDLSPPALAGRAGVSARHLARLFGTHLGTTPARAVRVARTEAAAHLARNSGLPMAAIARRCGFGSAETLRQAFLDRYGFTGDVLRRMPDMPPPRVAPRHETLVP; encoded by the coding sequence ATGGACACCAGCCGACGCGTACTCATCGTCGCCTATGACAACGCCCAGATTCTCGACATCGCCGCCCCCAGCAGTGCGTTGGACATCGCCAACTGGTTCGGTGCGAGCCCGCCGTACTCCATCGAGCTGGGCACCCTCGGCGGTCGGGCCGCCCGGAGTTCGGCCGGGATCCAGGTGGGCGGGGGACAGGACTTGGAGACGGTCGGGGGACGCCTGGACACGCTGCTGGTCGTGGGCGGCCTCGGCTGTGAGGACGCGGCGGCGGACGAGAAGTTGCTGGCCCACGTGCGGCGGCTGGCCGGTCAGAGTCGGCGCGTGGCCTCGGTCTGCACCGGCGCCTATGTGCTGGCCGCCGCCGGGCTGTTGGACGACCGCAGAGTTACGACTCACTGGCGGTGGGGGGAACGGCTGGCCGAGCGGCATCCCTCGGTGGCCGTCGACGTGGACCCGATCCGCATACGCGACGGCAATGTCTACACCTCCGCCGGCATCACCAGCGCCCTCGACCTGACGCTGGAACTGATCGAGGACGACCACGGACCGACCCTGGCCCGAACCGTCGCCCGAGAACTCGTCACCCATGTGCACCGTCCAGCCGACCAGGCACAGATCTCCCTGTACCTGTCCGCTCCGCCGCCGGAGGACCGGCTGGTGCGGGACCTGATGGGCTACGTCGCCGGCCATCTGGCCGAGGACCTCTCACCGCCGGCGCTGGCGGGCCGGGCGGGGGTCAGCGCCCGGCACCTGGCCCGGCTCTTCGGCACACACCTCGGGACCACTCCGGCCCGGGCCGTGCGCGTGGCGCGCACCGAGGCGGCGGCGCACCTGGCGAGGAACAGCGGACTGCCGATGGCGGCGATCGCCCGCCGCTGCGGTTTCGGATCGGCGGAGACTCTGCGACAGGCGTTTCTGGACCGCTACGGGTTCACGGGGGACGTGCTTCGCAGGATGCCGGACATGCCACCCCCACGCGTCGCACCGAGGCACGAGACTCTCGTGCCATGA
- a CDS encoding DUF1996 domain-containing protein, producing MGRNTRKRRSPLAVRAIAASAALAVAGGGLVWANFYASAGESKSEQHSTLSSAQVATIACPDVGQKLTNVPERARAGVAKELALLDRQITEAYKRLADTRQAQAGDAGFVNNAILGPLKSRRVATLDRIGINIRNAGGKTPQGMDQLATCQSVADQNQANPGGGQGQDDGQDNGQDQGQVGNGLAAADFQDITQVQPNGGPQGVNGNGLAANGDGGSTGTFTTRCGTNGNDNHNSDNIINAPGVSNGAQHTHDYVGNQDNNAFTSDQEFLQADTSCQNQGDKSSYYWPVLRLQDGTAEFDANDLGGGAEGNIGKILEATEAELKFVGNKASDVVAMPQALRIITGDAKAFTNGLANANTNWSCTGFEDRQLTDKYPICPEGSSVVRTSFFQSCWDGQNIDSANHRAHVAFVQEDGTCANGFQAIPQLQARLVYDVPAPQIQNGQVVNPFAVDSFPDQLHKPITDHNDFLNFFDENTMKQMVGCINSGQDCQ from the coding sequence ATGGGACGCAACACACGCAAACGACGTTCGCCGCTGGCCGTTCGGGCCATTGCCGCATCCGCGGCGCTCGCGGTCGCGGGCGGCGGCCTGGTCTGGGCGAACTTCTACGCCTCAGCGGGCGAGTCGAAGTCCGAGCAGCACAGCACGCTGTCCTCCGCGCAGGTGGCCACCATCGCCTGCCCGGACGTCGGCCAGAAGCTGACGAACGTGCCCGAGAGGGCGCGCGCGGGTGTCGCGAAGGAGCTGGCGCTACTGGACCGGCAGATCACCGAGGCCTACAAGCGCCTCGCGGACACGCGCCAGGCCCAGGCGGGGGATGCCGGCTTCGTCAACAACGCCATTCTCGGCCCGCTCAAGTCCAGGCGAGTCGCCACCCTCGACCGGATCGGCATCAACATCCGCAACGCGGGCGGCAAGACCCCGCAGGGCATGGACCAGCTCGCCACCTGCCAGAGCGTCGCGGACCAGAACCAGGCGAACCCCGGCGGTGGCCAGGGCCAGGACGACGGCCAGGACAACGGCCAGGACCAGGGCCAGGTCGGCAATGGTCTGGCCGCGGCCGACTTCCAGGACATCACCCAGGTCCAGCCGAACGGCGGCCCGCAGGGTGTGAACGGAAACGGTCTCGCCGCGAACGGTGACGGTGGTTCGACGGGTACGTTCACCACGAGATGCGGTACCAACGGGAACGACAACCACAACTCGGACAACATCATCAACGCTCCGGGTGTCAGCAACGGTGCGCAGCACACCCACGACTACGTCGGCAACCAGGACAACAACGCCTTCACCAGCGACCAGGAGTTCCTCCAGGCCGACACCAGCTGCCAGAACCAGGGCGACAAGTCGTCGTACTACTGGCCGGTGCTGCGTCTGCAGGACGGTACGGCCGAGTTCGACGCGAACGACCTCGGTGGCGGTGCGGAAGGCAACATCGGCAAGATCCTCGAAGCCACCGAGGCGGAGCTGAAGTTCGTCGGCAACAAGGCGAGCGATGTCGTCGCGATGCCGCAGGCCCTGCGCATCATCACCGGTGACGCCAAGGCCTTCACCAACGGCCTCGCCAACGCCAACACGAACTGGAGCTGCACCGGCTTCGAGGACCGGCAGCTGACGGACAAGTACCCGATCTGCCCCGAGGGCAGCTCGGTGGTACGGACATCCTTCTTCCAGAGCTGCTGGGACGGCCAGAACATCGACAGCGCCAACCACCGCGCGCACGTGGCCTTCGTACAGGAGGACGGAACCTGCGCCAACGGCTTCCAAGCCATCCCGCAGCTCCAGGCCCGTCTGGTCTACGACGTTCCGGCCCCGCAGATCCAGAACGGACAGGTCGTGAACCCGTTCGCGGTGGACAGCTTCCCGGACCAGCTGCACAAGCCGATCACCGACCACAACGACTTCCTCAACTTCTTCGACGAGAACACGATGAAGCAGATGGTCGGCTGCATCAACAGCGGCCAGGACTGCCAGTAG
- a CDS encoding DJ-1/PfpI family protein, whose amino-acid sequence MTHPTHPTSPTTRRNVLRGTVAAAALAATTAAPTGAAQAAPAGTAPAGAKGRSGPSIGILLFNGYSMLDPTGPAEVLSRMPDATVTMIAEQRGPVRTDTGDVALVAERSLAEAGRLDVLLVSGGGNRGMAEALENQTLLDFIREAHRHTVWTTSVCSGGLLLAAAGLLKGRKAAVHWAAAEQLEKRFGVTYVPQRYVRSGKIITSGGVSAGVDMSLYLASLIAREDTARAIQLALEYDPQPPFDSGNAAEASDELKRRALELLAASEV is encoded by the coding sequence ATGACGCATCCGACACATCCGACGTCTCCGACGACACGCAGAAACGTTCTCCGCGGCACGGTGGCCGCCGCCGCCCTCGCCGCCACGACAGCGGCCCCGACCGGAGCGGCACAGGCGGCCCCGGCCGGGACCGCGCCGGCCGGCGCGAAGGGCCGGTCGGGACCGTCCATCGGCATCCTGCTGTTCAACGGCTACAGCATGCTGGACCCCACCGGCCCGGCCGAGGTTCTCTCCCGGATGCCGGATGCGACCGTGACGATGATCGCCGAGCAGCGCGGTCCTGTCCGTACGGACACCGGTGACGTGGCCCTGGTGGCCGAGCGTTCCCTCGCCGAGGCCGGCCGCCTCGACGTACTGCTCGTGTCGGGCGGGGGCAACCGCGGTATGGCCGAGGCGTTGGAGAACCAGACCCTCCTGGACTTCATCCGCGAGGCCCACCGGCACACCGTCTGGACCACCTCCGTGTGCAGTGGCGGCCTCCTCCTCGCCGCCGCAGGCCTGCTGAAGGGCCGCAAGGCCGCCGTCCACTGGGCCGCTGCCGAACAACTCGAGAAGAGGTTCGGCGTGACCTATGTGCCGCAGCGCTACGTACGCTCCGGCAAGATCATCACCTCCGGCGGGGTGTCGGCGGGCGTGGACATGTCCCTGTACCTCGCGTCCCTGATCGCGAGGGAGGACACGGCGAGGGCGATCCAGCTCGCCCTCGAGTACGACCCTCAGCCGCCCTTCGACTCGGGCAACGCGGCGGAGGCGAGCGACGAACTGAAGCGACGGGCACTGGAGTTGCTGGCGGCGTCCGAGGTGTAG
- a CDS encoding MBL fold metallo-hydrolase, whose protein sequence is MPSATSEKVDVRVYGGPTTLIEYGGLRFVTDPTFDPPGEYPLPLPGDHRLVKTDPSAVTAADLGPVDAVLLSHDTHDDNLDNAGRAFLPGAPVVFTTVSGAGRLGGNAHGLALWETVQLWRPDGGTVTVTGVPARHGPVGCEPVTGDVVGFMVTSDDLPSVYVSGDNAALEHVKEIAGRFAPVDTAVLFLGGTRMAFAFDNALLTLDSAQGAEAAKILGARRVVPAHFDSWAHFKEGRTEIEAAFTEAGLADRLDFAR, encoded by the coding sequence ATGCCCAGCGCCACCAGCGAGAAGGTCGACGTCCGTGTGTACGGCGGCCCCACCACCCTGATCGAGTACGGCGGGCTCAGATTCGTCACCGACCCCACCTTCGACCCGCCCGGCGAGTACCCCTTGCCTCTCCCTGGCGACCACAGGCTCGTCAAGACCGACCCGTCGGCCGTCACCGCCGCCGACCTCGGCCCCGTCGACGCCGTTCTGCTCTCCCACGACACGCACGACGACAACCTGGACAACGCCGGACGTGCCTTCCTGCCCGGGGCGCCGGTCGTTTTCACCACTGTCAGCGGGGCCGGCCGCCTCGGAGGCAACGCCCACGGGCTGGCCCTCTGGGAGACCGTTCAGCTCTGGCGGCCCGACGGCGGCACTGTGACCGTCACGGGCGTACCCGCCCGGCACGGCCCGGTCGGTTGCGAGCCGGTCACCGGTGACGTCGTCGGCTTCATGGTCACCTCCGACGACCTGCCCTCGGTCTACGTCAGCGGCGACAACGCGGCCCTGGAGCACGTCAAGGAGATCGCCGGGAGGTTCGCTCCCGTCGACACCGCGGTCCTCTTCCTCGGCGGCACCCGCATGGCCTTCGCCTTCGACAACGCCCTGCTCACCCTCGACAGTGCCCAGGGCGCCGAGGCCGCGAAGATCCTCGGCGCGCGGCGGGTCGTCCCCGCCCACTTCGACAGCTGGGCCCACTTCAAGGAAGGCCGGACCGAGATCGAGGCCGCGTTCACCGAGGCAGGCCTCGCCGACCGCCTCGACTTCGCCCGATAG